One Pseudomonas tolaasii NCPPB 2192 genomic window carries:
- a CDS encoding AraC family transcriptional regulator produces the protein MSERTTSASWAMGIVKALEMDGLDCRALFKQLGLDYAALSDPDARFPQDSMTRLWQRAVELSGNPAIGLNMGKVVRPASFHVAGYALMSSNTLAEGFMRLVRYQRIIAESADLSFRLLPEGYALILTVHGDHLPPTRQSAEASLASALALCGWLTGRTLQPRKVVLQGDQPADLAPYKQAFHAPLEFNAPYDALIFEQADMDAPLPTANEAMALLHDRFAGEYLARFSESRVTHKARQVLCRLLPQGEPKREVVAQTLHLSQRTLQRRLQEEGTSFQTLLDDTRRELAEQYLAQPSMTLLEIAYLLGFADPSNFFRAFRRWFDATPGEYRARLLEAPTVSDAKMPECTAQTP, from the coding sequence ATGAGCGAACGAACAACTTCTGCAAGCTGGGCGATGGGCATTGTCAAGGCGCTGGAAATGGACGGCCTGGACTGTCGTGCCCTGTTCAAGCAATTGGGCCTGGACTACGCCGCCCTCAGCGACCCCGACGCGCGTTTTCCCCAGGACTCCATGACCCGGCTGTGGCAGCGGGCGGTGGAGCTGTCGGGCAACCCGGCGATTGGCTTGAACATGGGCAAGGTCGTGCGTCCGGCGTCTTTTCACGTGGCCGGTTACGCGTTGATGTCCAGCAACACGCTGGCCGAAGGCTTTATGCGCCTGGTGCGCTACCAGCGAATCATCGCCGAAAGTGCCGACCTGAGTTTCCGGCTTTTACCCGAAGGCTATGCGCTGATTCTGACGGTGCACGGCGACCACCTGCCTCCCACCCGGCAAAGCGCCGAAGCCTCGCTGGCCAGCGCTTTGGCGTTGTGTGGCTGGTTGACCGGGCGCACGTTGCAGCCCCGTAAAGTCGTGCTGCAGGGCGACCAGCCGGCGGACCTTGCGCCCTACAAACAAGCCTTTCATGCTCCGCTGGAATTCAATGCGCCCTATGACGCACTGATCTTCGAGCAGGCCGACATGGACGCGCCGCTGCCCACCGCCAACGAGGCGATGGCGTTGCTGCACGACCGGTTTGCCGGTGAGTATCTGGCGCGGTTTTCTGAAAGCCGCGTGACCCACAAGGCCCGCCAGGTGCTGTGCCGCTTGCTGCCCCAGGGCGAGCCCAAGCGCGAAGTGGTGGCCCAGACGCTGCACCTGTCCCAGCGCACCCTGCAGCGGCGTTTGCAGGAAGAGGGCACCAGCTTTCAGACGTTGCTCGACGACACCCGCCGCGAACTGGCCGAACAGTACCTGGCTCAGCCGAGCATGACCCTGCTGGAAATTGCCTACCTGCTGGGCTTTGCCGACCCGAGCAACTTCTTCCGCGCGTTTCGCCGCTGGTTCGACGCCACTCCCGGCGAATACCGGGCGCGGCTGCTGGAAGCGCCGACGGTCAGTGACGCCAAAATGCCGGAATGCACAGCACAAACACCGTAA
- a CDS encoding MFS transporter yields the protein MPDTQRPMAVTLQVVSIVLFTFIGYLNIGIPLAVLPGYVHSQLGYGAVIAGLVISVQYLATLLSRPYAGKIIDNLGCKRAVLIGLVGCGLSGVFMLLASWFSGMPAASLTCLLIGRLVLGSAESLVGSGAIGWGIGRVGAANTAKVISWNGIASYGALAVGAPLGVLLVSHLGLWSMGVSIILLALLGLALAWRKEATPIVVGVRLPFLNVLGRVLPHGCALALGSIGFGTIATFITLYYTTQHWDNAVWALSLFGASFIGARLLFGNLINRIGGFRVAIACLTVEILGLLLLWLAPDANLALAGAALSGFGFSLVFPALGVEAVNLVPASSRGAAVGAYSLFIDLSLGITGPLAGAVAAGFGFASIFLFAALAACGGLLLSVYLYRQAPKAREARGA from the coding sequence ATGCCAGATACCCAGCGCCCCATGGCGGTCACGCTGCAAGTCGTTTCCATCGTGCTGTTTACCTTTATCGGCTACCTCAATATCGGCATCCCCTTGGCCGTGTTACCCGGCTATGTGCACAGCCAGCTGGGGTATGGCGCAGTCATCGCAGGCCTGGTGATCAGCGTGCAATACCTGGCGACCCTGCTGAGCCGTCCCTACGCCGGCAAAATCATCGACAACCTGGGCTGTAAGCGCGCGGTGCTGATCGGTTTGGTCGGTTGCGGCCTGAGTGGCGTGTTCATGTTGCTGGCATCGTGGTTTTCCGGCATGCCGGCCGCCAGCCTGACCTGCCTGTTGATTGGCCGGCTGGTGTTGGGCAGTGCGGAAAGCCTGGTGGGCTCGGGCGCTATCGGCTGGGGCATCGGCCGGGTTGGCGCCGCGAATACCGCCAAGGTGATCTCCTGGAACGGCATCGCCAGCTATGGCGCGCTGGCCGTCGGTGCGCCTTTGGGGGTATTGCTGGTCAGCCACTTGGGGCTGTGGAGCATGGGGGTCAGCATTATTTTGCTGGCCTTGCTCGGCCTGGCGCTGGCCTGGCGCAAAGAGGCCACGCCGATCGTGGTCGGCGTGCGCCTGCCATTCCTGAACGTACTGGGCCGAGTGCTGCCCCACGGCTGCGCGCTGGCGCTGGGCTCGATTGGCTTTGGCACCATCGCCACCTTCATTACCCTGTATTACACCACCCAGCACTGGGACAACGCGGTGTGGGCCCTGAGCCTGTTCGGCGCCAGCTTTATCGGTGCGCGGCTGCTGTTCGGTAACCTGATCAACCGCATTGGCGGCTTTCGCGTGGCCATTGCGTGCCTGACGGTAGAAATTCTCGGCCTGTTGCTGTTGTGGCTGGCGCCGGACGCCAACCTGGCACTGGCCGGTGCGGCGCTGAGCGGCTTTGGCTTTTCCCTGGTGTTTCCGGCATTGGGGGTGGAGGCGGTCAACCTGGTGCCCGCCTCCAGCCGTGGCGCGGCGGTGGGGGCTTATTCGCTGTTTATCGATTTGTCGCTGGGCATCACCGGCCCGCTGGCCGGGGCGGTAGCGGCAGGTTTCGGCTTTGCGTCGATCTTCCTGTTCGCCGCCCTCGCCGCGTGCGGCGGCTTGCTGCTGAGCGTGTACCTGTACCGCCAGGCACCCAAAGCCCGCGAGGCGCGCGGCGCCTAG
- a CDS encoding putative bifunctional diguanylate cyclase/phosphodiesterase, which produces MKLELKNSLSVKLLRVVLLSALIVGVALSAAQIVFDAYKTRQAVAGDAQRILDMFRDPSTQAVYSLDREMGMQVIEGLFQDDAVRMASIGHPNETMLAEKTRALQQSPSRWLTDLILGQERTFTTSLVGKGPYSEYYGDLSITLDTANYGKGFLVSSVIIFISGVLRALAMGLVLYLVYHWLLTKPLSRIIEHLTSINPDRPSEHKIPQLKGHERNELGLWINTANQLLESIERNTHLRHEAESSLLRMAQYDFLTGLPNRQKLQEQLDKILVDAGRRQRRVAVLCVGLDDFKSVNEQFTYQAGDKLLLALADRLRAHSGRLGALARLGGDQFALVQADIDQPYEAAELAQSILDDLEAEFALEHEQIRLRATIGITLFPEDGDSTEKLLQKAEQTMTLAKSRSRNRYQFYIASVDSEMRRRRELEKDLRDALSREQFHLVYQPQISYRDHRVVGVEALLRWQHPEHGLVPPDLFIPLAEQNGTIIPIGEWVLDQACRQLREWHDLGFTTLRMAVNLSTVQLHHTELPRVVNNLMQIYRLPPRSLELEVTETGLMEDISTAVQHLLSLRRSGALIAIDDFGTGYSSLSYLKSLPLDKIKIDKSFVQDLLDDDDDATIVRAIIQLGKSLGMQVIAEGVETAEQEAYIISEGCHEGQGYHYSKPLQARELAAYLKQAERNNAAIL; this is translated from the coding sequence TTGAAGCTGGAACTCAAAAACAGCTTGTCGGTGAAGTTGCTACGGGTTGTGCTGCTGTCGGCATTGATCGTGGGCGTGGCGCTGAGCGCGGCGCAAATCGTCTTTGATGCCTACAAGACGCGCCAGGCCGTGGCGGGCGATGCCCAGCGTATTCTCGACATGTTTCGCGACCCCTCGACCCAGGCCGTCTACAGCCTGGACCGCGAGATGGGGATGCAGGTGATCGAAGGCCTGTTTCAGGACGACGCCGTGCGCATGGCGTCCATCGGCCACCCCAACGAAACCATGCTCGCGGAAAAAACCCGCGCCTTGCAGCAATCGCCTTCGCGCTGGCTGACCGACCTGATTCTGGGCCAGGAACGCACGTTCACCACTTCACTGGTCGGCAAGGGCCCCTACAGCGAATATTACGGCGACCTGAGCATCACCCTGGACACGGCCAACTACGGCAAGGGGTTTCTGGTCAGCTCGGTGATCATCTTTATATCCGGTGTGCTGCGCGCGCTGGCCATGGGCCTGGTGCTGTACCTTGTGTATCACTGGCTGCTGACCAAGCCGTTATCGCGCATCATCGAGCACCTGACCTCAATCAACCCCGACCGGCCCAGCGAGCACAAAATCCCTCAGCTCAAGGGCCATGAACGCAACGAGCTGGGGCTGTGGATCAACACCGCCAACCAGTTGCTGGAATCCATAGAGCGCAATACCCACCTGCGTCACGAGGCGGAAAGCAGCCTGTTGCGCATGGCCCAGTACGATTTTCTCACCGGCCTGCCCAACCGCCAGAAACTGCAGGAACAACTGGACAAAATCCTCGTCGACGCCGGCCGCCGGCAGCGCCGCGTGGCCGTGTTGTGCGTGGGGCTGGATGACTTCAAAAGCGTCAACGAGCAGTTCACCTACCAGGCCGGTGACAAATTGTTGCTGGCCCTGGCCGACCGCCTGCGCGCCCACAGCGGCCGCCTCGGCGCCCTGGCCCGCCTGGGCGGCGACCAGTTTGCGCTGGTGCAGGCCGATATCGACCAGCCTTACGAAGCCGCCGAGCTGGCGCAAAGCATCCTTGATGACCTGGAAGCCGAGTTCGCCCTCGAACACGAGCAGATCCGCCTGCGCGCCACCATCGGCATCACCCTGTTCCCGGAAGACGGCGACAGCACCGAGAAGCTGCTGCAAAAAGCCGAACAGACCATGACCCTGGCCAAGAGCCGTTCACGCAACCGTTACCAGTTTTACATCGCCAGCGTCGACAGCGAAATGCGCCGGCGCCGCGAGCTGGAAAAAGACCTGCGCGATGCCCTGAGCCGCGAGCAATTCCACCTGGTCTACCAACCGCAAATCAGTTACCGCGACCACCGCGTGGTCGGTGTGGAGGCCCTGCTGCGCTGGCAACACCCCGAACACGGCCTGGTGCCGCCAGACCTGTTCATCCCGCTGGCCGAACAAAACGGCACCATTATCCCGATTGGCGAGTGGGTGCTCGACCAGGCATGCCGGCAATTGCGCGAATGGCATGACCTGGGCTTCACCACCCTGCGCATGGCGGTCAACCTGTCCACCGTGCAGTTGCACCACACCGAGTTGCCGCGGGTGGTCAACAACCTGATGCAGATCTACCGCCTGCCACCGCGCAGCCTGGAACTGGAAGTCACCGAGACCGGGCTGATGGAAGACATCAGCACCGCCGTCCAGCACTTGCTGAGCCTGCGGCGCTCCGGCGCGCTGATTGCCATTGATGACTTCGGCACCGGCTATTCGTCGTTGAGCTACCTGAAGAGCCTGCCGCTGGACAAAATCAAAATCGACAAGAGCTTCGTGCAGGATTTGCTCGATGACGATGATGACGCGACCATCGTGCGCGCCATCATCCAGTTGGGCAAAAGCCTGGGCATGCAGGTGATCGCCGAAGGTGTGGAAACCGCCGAGCAGGAGGCCTACATCATTTCCGAGGGCTGCCACGAAGGCCAGGGCTACCACTACAGCAAACCGCTGCAGGCACGCGAGTTGGCGGCTTATTTGAAACAGGCCGAACGCAACAACGCCGCGATTCTCTGA
- the arfB gene encoding alternative ribosome rescue aminoacyl-tRNA hydrolase ArfB has protein sequence MLVISNNVHLPDAEIELTAIRAQGAGGQNVNKVSSAVHLRFDIPASSLPEFYKERLLALRDSRITSEGVLVLKAQQYRTQEQNRADALERLVELILSATKVEKKRRPTKPTLGSKKRRLESKTKRGTIKAGRGKVDF, from the coding sequence ATGCTGGTGATTTCCAACAACGTGCACCTGCCCGATGCCGAAATCGAGCTGACCGCCATCCGCGCCCAGGGGGCCGGCGGGCAGAACGTCAACAAGGTGTCGAGTGCGGTGCACCTGCGGTTTGATATTCCCGCGTCGTCGCTGCCGGAGTTTTACAAGGAGCGGCTGCTGGCGTTGCGCGACAGCCGCATCACCAGCGAAGGCGTGCTGGTGCTCAAGGCCCAGCAATACCGGACCCAGGAACAGAACCGCGCGGATGCGCTGGAGCGCCTGGTGGAGTTGATCCTCAGCGCCACCAAGGTCGAGAAGAAGCGCCGCCCGACCAAGCCCACCCTGGGTTCAAAAAAGCGCCGCCTGGAATCGAAAACCAAACGCGGCACTATCAAGGCCGGGCGCGGCAAGGTCGACTTCTAG
- a CDS encoding DUF962 domain-containing protein has translation MENVKQFNSFAEFYPYYLSEHANSTCRRLHFIGTTLVIGILAYAIGRGSLALLIALPIAGYSFAWVGHFFFEKNRPATFQHPFYSLLGDFVMYRDMILGKVPF, from the coding sequence GTGGAAAACGTTAAACAATTCAATAGTTTCGCCGAGTTCTACCCGTACTACCTGAGCGAGCACGCCAACAGTACCTGCCGGCGCCTGCACTTTATCGGCACCACGCTGGTCATCGGCATTCTGGCCTACGCCATCGGGCGCGGCTCATTGGCCCTGCTGATTGCCTTGCCGATTGCCGGCTACAGCTTTGCCTGGGTTGGCCACTTCTTCTTCGAAAAGAACCGCCCGGCCACCTTTCAGCACCCGTTCTACAGCCTTTTGGGCGATTTCGTGATGTACCGCGACATGATTCTGGGCAAAGTTCCGTTCTAG
- a CDS encoding superoxide dismutase, which produces MAFELPPLPYAHDALQPHISKETLEYHHDKHHNTYVVNLNNLVPGTEFEGKTLEEIVKSSSGGIFNNAAQVWNHTFYWNCLAPNAGGQPTGALAEAINAAFGSFDKFKEEFTKTSVGTFGSGWGWLVKKADGSLALASTIGAGNPLTSGDTPLLTCDVWEHAYYIDYRNVRPKYVEAFWNLVNWKFVAEQFEGKTFTA; this is translated from the coding sequence ATGGCTTTCGAATTGCCGCCGCTGCCCTACGCACACGATGCCCTGCAGCCGCACATTTCCAAGGAAACCCTGGAATACCACCACGACAAGCACCACAACACCTATGTCGTGAACCTGAACAACCTGGTGCCAGGCACCGAGTTCGAAGGCAAAACCCTGGAAGAGATCGTCAAATCCTCTTCGGGCGGCATCTTCAACAACGCCGCTCAGGTCTGGAACCACACTTTCTACTGGAACTGCCTGGCGCCAAACGCCGGCGGTCAACCAACCGGCGCACTGGCCGAGGCGATCAACGCCGCGTTCGGTTCGTTCGACAAGTTCAAGGAAGAGTTCACCAAGACGTCCGTCGGCACTTTCGGTTCCGGTTGGGGCTGGCTGGTGAAAAAGGCTGACGGTTCCCTGGCCCTGGCCAGCACCATCGGCGCCGGCAACCCGCTGACCAGCGGCGACACCCCGCTGCTGACCTGCGACGTGTGGGAACACGCCTACTACATCGACTACCGCAACGTGCGTCCAAAGTATGTGGAAGCGTTCTGGAACCTGGTCAACTGGAAGTTCGTGGCTGAGCAGTTCGAAGGCAAAACCTTCACTGCCTAA
- a CDS encoding imelysin family protein encodes MIRMPLATASLLAIAISLAGCGEGKDKAAAPQAPTPAASTTAPAAATPAGQVDEAAAKAVVAHYADMVFAVYSDAESTAKTLQTAIDTFLANPNDETLKAARTAWIAARVPYLQSEVFRFGNTIIDDWEGQVNAWPLDEGLIDYVDKSYEHALGNPGANANIIANTEIQVGEDKVDVKEITPEKLASLNELGGSEANVATGYHAIEFLLWGQDLNGTGPGAGNRPASDYMTGDGATGGNNERRRTYLRAVTQLLVSDLEEMVGNWKPNVEDNYRATLEAEPATDGLRKMLFGMGSLSLGELAGERMKVSLEANSPEDEQDCFSDNTHNSHFYDAKGIRNVYLGEYTRVDGTKMTGASLSSLVAKADPAADTALKADLASTEAKIQVMVDHANKGEHYDQLIAAGNDQGNQIVRDAIAALVKQTGSIEAAAGKLGISDLNPDNADHEF; translated from the coding sequence ATGATTCGTATGCCCCTGGCCACCGCCAGTCTGCTGGCCATTGCCATTTCTCTCGCCGGTTGCGGCGAAGGTAAAGACAAGGCCGCCGCGCCTCAGGCGCCGACCCCGGCTGCCAGCACCACCGCTCCAGCGGCTGCCACCCCGGCAGGCCAGGTCGACGAAGCCGCCGCCAAGGCCGTGGTCGCGCATTACGCAGACATGGTGTTCGCGGTGTACAGCGATGCCGAATCCACCGCCAAGACCCTGCAAACCGCCATCGACACCTTCCTCGCCAACCCGAACGACGAAACCCTGAAAGCGGCCCGCACCGCCTGGATCGCCGCGCGTGTGCCGTACCTGCAGAGTGAAGTGTTCCGCTTCGGCAACACCATCATCGACGACTGGGAAGGCCAGGTGAACGCCTGGCCCCTGGACGAAGGCCTGATCGACTACGTCGACAAATCCTACGAACACGCGCTGGGCAACCCGGGTGCCAACGCCAACATCATCGCCAACACCGAGATCCAGGTGGGCGAAGACAAGGTCGACGTCAAGGAAATCACCCCGGAAAAACTCGCCAGCCTCAATGAGCTGGGCGGCTCCGAGGCCAACGTGGCGACCGGCTACCACGCCATCGAATTCCTGCTCTGGGGCCAGGACCTCAACGGCACCGGCCCGGGTGCGGGCAACCGCCCGGCTTCGGACTACATGACCGGCGACGGTGCCACCGGTGGCAACAACGAGCGCCGCCGCACTTACCTGCGCGCCGTGACCCAGCTGCTGGTCAGCGACCTGGAAGAAATGGTCGGCAACTGGAAACCCAACGTCGAAGACAACTACCGCGCCACCCTGGAGGCAGAACCTGCCACCGACGGCCTGCGCAAAATGCTGTTCGGCATGGGTAGCCTGTCCCTGGGCGAACTGGCCGGTGAGCGCATGAAGGTTTCCCTGGAAGCCAACTCGCCGGAAGACGAACAGGACTGCTTCAGCGACAACACCCACAACTCGCACTTCTACGATGCCAAGGGCATTCGTAACGTTTACCTGGGCGAGTACACCCGCGTGGATGGCACCAAAATGACCGGCGCCAGCCTGTCGTCGCTGGTGGCCAAGGCCGACCCGGCGGCCGACACCGCGCTGAAGGCTGACCTGGCGTCGACCGAAGCGAAGATCCAGGTCATGGTCGACCACGCCAACAAGGGCGAGCACTACGACCAGCTGATCGCAGCGGGTAACGATCAGGGCAACCAGATCGTGCGCGACGCCATCGCCGCACTGGTCAAGCAGACCGGTTCGATCGAAGCCGCAGCGGGCAAGCTGGGCATCAGCGACCTGAACCCGGATAACGCCGATCACGAGTTCTGA
- a CDS encoding LysE/ArgO family amino acid transporter: MWQSYVNGLLVALGLIMAIGTQNAFVLAQSLSREHHLPVAALCVVCDALLVAAGVFGLATVLAQNPLLLAIARWGGAAFLLWYGTLALRRAFSRQSLAQGDTLKVRSLRAVLLSALAVTLLNPHVYLDTVLLIGSLGAQQTEPGAYVAGAASASFLWFATLALGAAWLAPWLARPATWRLLDLLVAVMMFSVAYQLISA; the protein is encoded by the coding sequence ATGTGGCAGAGCTACGTGAACGGCCTGTTGGTGGCGCTCGGGCTGATCATGGCGATCGGTACCCAGAACGCTTTCGTGCTGGCGCAAAGCCTGAGTCGGGAACATCACTTGCCGGTGGCGGCACTGTGCGTGGTCTGCGATGCGCTTCTGGTCGCCGCGGGGGTTTTCGGCCTGGCAACGGTGCTCGCGCAAAACCCGCTGCTGCTGGCGATCGCACGCTGGGGCGGCGCGGCCTTTTTATTGTGGTACGGCACCTTGGCGTTGCGCCGGGCGTTTTCCAGGCAAAGCCTCGCGCAGGGCGACACCCTCAAGGTGCGTTCACTGCGCGCGGTGTTGCTCAGTGCACTGGCGGTCACGTTGCTCAACCCGCATGTGTATCTGGACACCGTGCTGCTGATCGGCTCATTGGGCGCCCAACAGACCGAACCCGGCGCCTATGTGGCCGGTGCCGCCAGCGCGTCATTCCTGTGGTTCGCCACCCTGGCGCTCGGCGCGGCATGGCTGGCGCCCTGGCTGGCACGCCCGGCGACCTGGCGCCTGCTGGATCTGTTGGTGGCGGTGATGATGTTCAGCGTGGCGTACCAACTGATCAGTGCTTGA
- a CDS encoding ACT domain-containing protein, whose product MAGETALATLLRSMSPQLNEGDYVFCTLPDNRIPPGCDVIGSFREREGLTLIVERQQAEQAGLAFDYVAAWITLNVHSALEAVGLTAAFASALGSAGISCNVIAGYYHDHLFVGRADAQRAMDVLRHLAANAE is encoded by the coding sequence ATGGCTGGCGAAACCGCCCTGGCGACCCTGCTGCGCAGCATGAGCCCGCAGTTGAATGAGGGCGACTACGTGTTCTGCACTTTGCCCGACAATCGCATTCCACCAGGCTGCGATGTGATCGGCAGTTTTCGCGAGCGGGAAGGCCTGACGCTGATTGTCGAGCGCCAACAAGCCGAACAGGCAGGCCTGGCCTTCGACTACGTGGCGGCCTGGATCACCCTAAACGTGCATTCGGCCCTGGAAGCCGTGGGCCTTACCGCGGCGTTCGCCAGCGCGTTGGGCAGCGCCGGCATCAGTTGCAACGTGATCGCCGGCTATTACCACGACCATCTGTTTGTCGGCCGCGCCGATGCCCAACGCGCCATGGATGTTTTGCGGCACCTGGCAGCCAACGCGGAGTAA
- a CDS encoding TrkH family potassium uptake protein — MALPTLRIIGFIIGIFLITLAIAMVVPMATLVIFERTSDLPSFLWASMITFLAGLALVIPGRPEHVHLRPRDMYLLTVTSWVVVCIFAALPFLLTQHISYTDSFFESMSGITATGSTVLSGLDSMSPGILMWRSLLHWLGGIGFIGMAVAILPLLRIGGMRLFQTESSDRSEKVMPRSHMVARLIVAAYVGITILGSLAFWWAGMGLFDAINHAMSAISTGGFSTSDESLAHWKQPAVHWVAVVVMILGSLPFTLYVATLRGNRRALIKDQQVQGLLGLLVVTWLVLGTWYWWTTDLHWLDALRHVAVNVTSVVTTTGFALGDYSIWGNFSLMLFFYLGFVGGCSGSTAGGIKIFRFQVAYILLKANLNQLIHPRAVIKQKYNGHRLDEEIVRSILTFSFFFAITICAIALALSLLGLDWMTALTGAASTVSGVGPGLGETIGPAGNFASLPDAAKWILSFGMLLGRLEIITVFVLCIPAFWRH; from the coding sequence ATGGCGTTGCCGACCCTGCGCATCATCGGTTTCATCATCGGCATCTTCCTGATCACCCTCGCGATCGCCATGGTGGTGCCCATGGCCACCCTGGTGATCTTCGAGCGCACCAGCGACCTGCCGTCGTTTCTGTGGGCCAGCATGATCACCTTTCTGGCCGGCCTGGCACTGGTCATCCCCGGCCGCCCCGAACACGTGCACCTGCGCCCGCGGGACATGTATTTGCTGACCGTCACCAGCTGGGTGGTGGTGTGCATCTTCGCCGCCCTGCCGTTTTTGCTGACCCAGCACATCAGCTATACCGACTCGTTCTTTGAAAGCATGTCCGGCATCACCGCCACCGGGTCCACCGTGTTGAGCGGGCTGGACAGCATGTCGCCGGGCATTCTGATGTGGCGTTCGCTGCTGCACTGGCTGGGTGGCATCGGCTTTATCGGCATGGCGGTGGCCATTCTGCCCCTGCTGCGCATCGGCGGCATGCGCCTGTTCCAGACCGAATCCTCAGACCGCTCGGAAAAAGTAATGCCTCGCTCGCACATGGTGGCGCGGCTGATCGTGGCGGCGTATGTGGGCATCACCATTCTCGGCAGCCTGGCGTTCTGGTGGGCAGGGATGGGCCTGTTCGACGCGATCAACCATGCCATGTCGGCGATTTCCACCGGCGGTTTTTCCACCTCCGACGAATCCCTGGCCCACTGGAAACAACCGGCGGTGCACTGGGTGGCCGTGGTGGTGATGATCCTCGGCAGCCTGCCCTTCACCTTGTATGTGGCCACGTTGCGCGGCAACCGGCGGGCGTTGATCAAGGACCAACAGGTGCAAGGTTTGCTCGGTTTGCTGGTGGTGACCTGGCTGGTGCTCGGCACCTGGTATTGGTGGACAACCGACCTGCATTGGCTGGATGCGTTGCGCCATGTGGCGGTGAACGTCACCTCCGTGGTGACCACTACCGGTTTCGCGCTGGGGGACTACAGCATCTGGGGCAATTTCTCGCTGATGCTGTTCTTCTATCTCGGCTTTGTCGGCGGCTGTTCGGGGTCGACGGCGGGCGGCATCAAGATCTTCCGGTTCCAGGTCGCCTACATCCTGCTCAAGGCCAACTTGAACCAGTTGATTCACCCGCGCGCGGTGATCAAGCAGAAGTACAACGGCCACCGCCTTGACGAAGAAATCGTCCGCTCGATTCTGACCTTCTCGTTTTTCTTCGCCATCACCATCTGCGCCATCGCCCTGGCGTTGTCACTGTTGGGGCTGGACTGGATGACCGCCTTGACCGGCGCCGCCAGTACCGTGTCCGGCGTGGGCCCGGGCCTGGGCGAAACCATCGGCCCGGCCGGCAACTTCGCCAGCCTGCCGGATGCGGCCAAGTGGATTTTGTCGTTCGGCATGCTGCTGGGCCGGCTGGAAATCATTACGGTGTTTGTGCTGTGCATTCCGGCATTTTGGCGTCACTGA